The DNA window TCTACTACATCCTGCCGACCGCGGCCGGCTGGGGTGGCGACTCCGAGGTGCTGACCCGCTGGCGCGAGCTGCTCGGGCAGAACGTGCTGGAGCTCGACGACCTGGACGCGGTCTGCGAGACGATCGCCCTGACCGTGGGTCTCGGCGAGGACGCGATCGACCTGGACGAGGGCATCGCCGACCTCGAGGACGTCGGCTCGGGTGCCGGTGACTCGGTGGGCCGCGCGCTGGCGCCGCTGCAACGCACCGCGGTGGTCCGCAGCGAGCCGTTCGAGATCACCGCCGGTCAGGGCGGGAACCAGCGGCTGTGACCGAGCACATCGCCGTCGTCGATCTCGGTTACGGCGATGCGGGCAAGGGCACCGTCGTCGATGCGCTCTGCGCCGCGTCGCCGCGCCGGGCGGTGCTCCGCTTCAACGGCGGGGCGCAGGCCGCGCACAACGTGATCACCGAGAACGGCCGGCACCACACGTTCGCCCAGTTCGGGTCGGGCACCCTGCGCGGCGTCCCGACCCACCTGACCCGCTTCATGATCGTCGACCCGCTCGCGCTGGCCGGTGAGGCGAAGGCGCTCGGCAACCCGTTCCACCTGCTCACGGTGGATGGCGACGCGCTGCTCGCCACTCCGTGGCATCGCGCCGCGAACCGGCGGCGGGAGGTTGCGCGCGGCGACGCACGGCACGGTTCGTGCGGCATGGGCGTGGGCGAGACGATGGGGTACGCGTTGGCGCACACCGATGCCCCACGGGTCGCCGACGTGCTCTCCCCGGCACGCCTGCGTCGCCGGCTCGCCGCCGTTCAGGACGCGCTCCCCTGCCCGGACATCGCGCTGGACGACGTGATCGACGCCTTCACCGCGTTCGGCGAAGCCGTCCGGATCGTCGGCGGCGACCACACCGCCCGCCTGCTCGACGAGGGCCCGTGCGTCTTCGAGGGGGCCCAGGGCGTCCTTCTCGACGAGTGGCGCGGCTGGCATCCGTACACGACGTGGTCGACGACGACGTTCGACAACGTGGCCGAGCTGTGCGGCTCGTTCCGGCGGCTCGGCGTGGTGCGCGCCTACACCACCCGGCACGGCGCCGGCCCGTTCGTCACCGAGACGCCCGGGCTCGACCTGCCGGAGGCGCACAACGGCGCGGACGCCTGGCAGGGGGCGTTCCGGACCG is part of the Actinoplanes missouriensis 431 genome and encodes:
- a CDS encoding adenylosuccinate synthetase, translated to MTEHIAVVDLGYGDAGKGTVVDALCAASPRRAVLRFNGGAQAAHNVITENGRHHTFAQFGSGTLRGVPTHLTRFMIVDPLALAGEAKALGNPFHLLTVDGDALLATPWHRAANRRREVARGDARHGSCGMGVGETMGYALAHTDAPRVADVLSPARLRRRLAAVQDALPCPDIALDDVIDAFTAFGEAVRIVGGDHTARLLDEGPCVFEGAQGVLLDEWRGWHPYTTWSTTTFDNVAELCGSFRRLGVVRAYTTRHGAGPFVTETPGLDLPEAHNGADAWQGAFRTGHFDAVAHRYAVEVAGGADALAITHLDAPERCPELGICTAYREGGTIWDRIEPGPHRDLAYQERLTERLGRATPAATHRPDNWVREISELLGAPIAIASHGPRSSDKRMSVAV